In Coffea eugenioides isolate CCC68of chromosome 4, Ceug_1.0, whole genome shotgun sequence, the genomic stretch CTCACAAGTTCATGTTATAGCATACTGATCCTGAAGACATAGTGATAGCAGCTCCTGGCATACATGGAGTATAGGGCAACAAAAACAGCTCTTAGCACAGAAAATAAGTCAAGAATTTCACCTGAACTTGCTTATTTTCCCCCATAAAATTATTATATCAAGAAGTTAAAGTGGGCATCATAGCTTTCACTGAAATTTTGACTCAATTCATTTCTTTCAAGGTATAGTGCATTTTATGTGGCACAAAGGGACAGCTAACCCCAGGAGTGGTAGACTTTTACAGCAGTTTTACCTAACTAGAGATTACATAAATTAACAATAGGTAAATGAAACTCATAACAATAATCAAGTTCGAAAACTGCATAAAAGGGTCTTCCTGATCATCTGCATAACCACCAAgcatagcaacaaaagcaacaaCAAAAACTAAAGATTTTGCAACAAGGTGAATTAATAGTGCATGTTGTAGAAGAAATATCAAATGACCAATGACTACCTCCACATGTGTCTCATCAATCTTGCGTTTTTGATGACGAGTCATTTTCAAGCTTGTTACCTGCAGCAGGACAacaaagaaatttaaaatctgtCGACATACAAACAATTCGTCCATTATCAAGAATAAATATGGACTActaaaaagtaaacaaataggaGAATCATGAACTGTAACCATCACATATTTTGAGCAATGAGTAGCATGCTTAACCACTTACCATAGAATGACACTAGAATAACATTGACCCAATTAGATGGTCCTCCATTATGGACCAAACCAACAACAGCTAATTATTCActgatgaaaaggaaaaaagttctGCTCACTCAAGTCAGACAGTAACCAAGGTTGGACATGGAAACAATACTGCACATTTTCTACTTAAAGTCAACTATAGCAGTGACCCCACAGTTGAGTAGAGGACTTTGACTTTCCAAAATCTTAGTAAATCAAACAGAGAGGATGTAGATGGCAATTTGGAAATACAAAATTTATATAAGCATCAAATCCCAGCAACAGTAGCAGCCCAATAATGTGAATGGGAGAAAACAGGGAGGAAACTGGGGGCAAGCTTTGTGTGCTTTATGCAACAAAGACAAAGAACCCTCTCCCTAACCCCTTACCTACCAACCAAAAAGGATGAAAGGAAAACAGAAGAAACATTTAAAGAGAAAATTCATTTCTTCAAACTCAAATatccattttttcattttcattttctttttcttttttaagaaaatcgGGGTTGTTTGCATTAGCACTGATAACTAACAGCATTCTGTTTTGGTTCTtcaacacaaaagaaaaaacattcTACTTGATAACATGAATTTAGAACAACATAAAAATCAAGAGATGGCAtaaaatagttttaaacaaGATGGTTCTTCCCTTGTTCCTGTGAGGTCACTGCATCCCAAAAACTCTAGAAGCTTTTAGACAAGATAATGCAGAAAGATAAAGATATTAAGACAAGATATTTGTTATAATTGCCAGTGGAAAGCCCAAACTATCATATCAATTAAGGAAACTAAGAAGAAGTAAAGAAAGTACAGACCTTGTCCTCCACTTTTTCATCCACAACAGTCTCAACTGAATCAAGATCAAGCTGCTCCAGTTTCACCCATTCATCAAGCCTCCTATTAACTGTCCAAGAAGAAAAGAGAGTAGAAACTAAGAATCCCATCTTTTAGTTGTGAATGATATTAGACAAAAGGATGAGAATCAAAGCCATACTGGAATAAGCCAGAAACCATAcaaattacaagaaaaaaaCACGGTATAAGTTGAAGCACAGAGTTCCCAAAGAAAGATCTGAATCTGATTCCACAGATAAAATACAAGTAAAGGTCAACTTTAACATCAATAGCGGAGGCACTCTTCTAAGccaagagcaaaaaaaaaatatgaccAGAGTCTATCCTATGTAGGATGAAGGACAAGGCATCAGAAAAGGCAGTAACTGACAACCTGCCACAAACTACTACTTGTGTTGGGAAGGACAGATGACAACTTGGGCAAGACCATTATCACATACAAATCAACTTATTGGGGATGTTgctcaatcttttctttttctttaggaGGCCAGAAAAATCCAAAGGCCATTTTTCCTAGTAATCCTCAACTAGATGTTGCTCAAGCCACGCACAGAATTTTTCCAACAAAGGTGTTAAGCGCATTGAGCCTCTTTCCCTACACAAAACAAGACTACTTTGGAAGGTACTCTGAAAACTAAAGACAGTGCTTTATCGTAAAGTTTCTTAAAACAGAAGTTTCAACCAGTCTTAGCCAAAGGGAAAGGTGGATTTATAACAGCTTTGGGCTGATCAGGTGTAGCTGCAATATGCAACCACCAGCAATAATAGTAGGAACTGAAGCTATGTCACAGTTGTGGCATCGAAGATTCAAGAATACCTTCCAAATAGGTGTCAGGATGAAGAGGAAGGATAATAAGAAGAAAAATCAATCTAAAGATGCTCTGAGTCAGCAGACTAATAACCTAAAAATTATACTTCCGCTTAATCAAGTAATCACAAAGTAAATAGTTTGAGACTAAAAAGGTACCCAAATCCGTAGTTTTTCCTGTCATCAAGCTTCTTTAATCAAAATGGTGATGGCATCAAAGCTCAAAACTTTGACAAAGAAGAGGTCAAGGAAAAAAGGGGATCCAAATTTTTATCCTCCTATGTCTCTGTACAAGTAAAAAATTCGTCTAAACTATTATTAGATGTCATTCAACTAAAAGCATAATACTTTACGCAAAGACCAATGAATTACAGCAAAATACAGCTTCAGATAGATAGATGACAACAAAGGAAATCATTTTTCACTAGCAATCAGAGGAAAAGTTGTGCTCTTATAGTTATAATACTAGTATAATGCAAATCAATAGAGTTCAACTCTTATTTAACTCCTGTAGCTGGAGATGTTCACTCTTCTAGTACTGGAGAACATTCCCAAAACTAAACCACTGAAGGGGGATTCTTTTTTGAAGCATCAAACCAAAAGATGAAGAGGATACCAGGCTAAAAACCAAAAAActtaaagaaatttttgaaCAAATTGATACAACAGTATGGGTTTTCAGTAGAGAACAAAACTAAAGTAAAAATCGAGAACTGAGAAAGGAATAACTACTTTCAAAAGACAAGCTGAACTAATCTCAATATGCAACATCATTCACTTTTTACAATCTCTTACAGACTACCAAGGATAATTTCAAGGTACACAGTGTGATAGAAAGTCTATACGCTACCCCTTCATTTCAAGGCTGAATAATCAACTGATGCTCTTTACTCCACTTTCTACTAATACATGGAAGAGGTCCAAGCCATGTCTTCCACAGCATCAGGAGTTTCACTGTGGTCAGGGTCCTATTCACTAAGCAATTGTTTCACAGTAATTTAAAACTGGCATTAATTGCAAGAGCTTAACTACACAAAAATTGAAGTCATGTAGGTTTTCATTCCCTAATGCAAACAATATCAAGTAGCACTGTGTGAAATTTCATTCTCTGTTCCCGGTGAAGCTGAATGATAGGATAAATTAGGCGCTGAGAATGCAGCGGAGTTTTGACCAAAAAGTGTAACCATGGCCTTCTGATATTATGCCCTCCCTAGCAAGTACTTACTCAAGTCAAAGGAATTAAAATTTTGCTTACAGTCGAAAGCTTTACCAacaaaatctgaatttttacattaaaacataaaagaaagTCTTAAGAGCTCACACATCGAAAACTCAATCTCATCTCAGACACAAATACACATCAACAAAAATTACTTGCTgagaaaaatcatgttttttaaATTCCTCAACGTTGTTTATCAGTTCATCATTTCCCTCCACATAACTCAACCACAACTACGTCTTTTGATAAACTTCATGAAGCAAcgaaacaaaaagaataaataaaatgccATAAATAATCCGAGCTATAAACACGCTAAACCTAACCCTAATTCACGAAATTCTTCCCCATATATGCTAATGAAAATCTCGCATATTCAATTTCACATACACTCGGTATAGTGGACGTAGTACTCATAGTCGTTCGCCCCACTGCCGGGAAGTTTCCGGCGTTCGATGACTTTCACGGGATGATATTTGTTGTCCCTCCAACGGCACAAGACTCGAGTACCTACTTCCAAGGGAAGCATGCTGGCCTTCCTCTTCTTCGCGACGTCGTTCTCTCCAGCCGGAGCTCCGGTGGATTCAGACAGTTGTGCCGCTCCGCCGGTGACGGCGGCGGTGAACGTAAGTGAGCCGTTTTCTGCATTTGTCGGTGGTTCTATTGAACCCATTTTGTactattctttttttcccttccgATGGAGCACGCTCTCTAGTAAAGGACAAACTCTGTTGCAGGCTTATTACCCCATTTATAAAAATGAAGGGTAAATTGGTAAATAAGTAAAACCAATCTATTTATGAAATTTGTTtacctcaaaaaaaaatctatttatGAAATTAGAATTGACCACACTAACCTGTAGGCTGGATTAATTCCGTTTTACGCCCTTCAATTATATCTGAATATTCACTTTGATCCTTAAACTTCAAAATAGGTTACTTTATTGGGAAAATACCGGAtttcatccccaaactttggGGTAAGGACACATTTGTCCCTCAACTTTTGGGCACGACACATTTGATGtctgaattaataatttttgacCAATGTCATCCTCAAACGGCAATTTAGCCAATTTTTAACGGAATTGGTCACGTGAAAATCACATGACCGTTAAGTAAACTTAAATCACATTTTtaacaaaacctgccagtttcccataaagagctggtatgttatggacaatttattattttttttaactttcacatatttaatttatattaaatacaaaacatactagttttcttttgagcgctatttaaccaatttttcctataaagagttggtatgttttccataaagagctggtatgttatgggtaatttatttttttttaaaactttcacatatttaatttatgttaaatacaaaacatactagttttcctttgggcgctatttaaccaatttttcctataaagagttggtatgtttcccataaagaactggtacaaaacatactacaaaacctgctagtttcccataaagagttggtatgttatgggcaatttattatttttttttaactttcacatgtttaatttatgttaaatacaaaacatactagtttttctttgggcgctatttaaccaatttttcctataaagagttggtatgtttcccataaagagttggtacaaacgtactacaaaacctgccagtttcccataaagaactggtatgttatgggcaatttattattatttttttaacttttacatatttaatttatgttaaatacaaaacatactagttcaATGGGTAAAAATATGTTATGAATAACTCAAAGTTTATACTTTTAATAGTTCAATGGGTAAAAATATGTTATGAATAACTCAAAGTTTATACTTTTAATAGTTCAATGGGTAAAAATATGTTATGAATAATTGAAGGGCCAAATTTTTACTATTCAAATAGTTCAATGGCTACTCAAATAATTTGCTCTTATATAAATAGTAAATGCATGCAaagtatatgtaatttttaaattttgaggGGAGCCTTTTGTAACTATTAAAAATCTCAAGGGatgtttgtgaaattatcccttttcatttttcatgctgattatttcttttcttgcctatttttcattttatccttATTTTTAGCTTTTTTCCCCCCTTACGTACGGGACGCAAGTGTTTATTGATGGATGCTTAGTCAAAATTGCCAAAAGTTGACTGATTGCATGcaggaaactggcaggttttgttaAAAATGTGATTTAAGTTTACTCAACGGTCATGTGATTTTCACGTGACCAGTTCCGTTAAAAATTAGCTAAATTGCCGTTTGAGAATGACATTGgtcaaaaattattaattcagaCATCAAATGTGTCGTGCCCAAAAGTtgagggacgaaatgtgtccttaccccaaagtttggggatgaaaaCCGGCATTTTCCCTTACTTTATTTGTCAAATTACAAATTTTGTTCCAATTCATTAAAACTTTTCATGAAAGTGagacaaattttatatttaagtgGAATGAATTCCATACTTTAGGAATCAAAGTGAAATTGATTCTATACTTAGAGGATAAAAGTATAATATATTTGATAAATTAGAACTAAAGTgtcatttattaaaatttaaaaactaaagtAATAATTAGAGTATGGTtaaaaggtgaaaaatgaaattaacCCTTTTAAGGTATACGAGTATTGTAATTTTACATTAAcaaaaaacctctttatttttccTAAATGAATGATgcatatatattttctttttctttctttttttttggtttatttttttgtcaatcgACGCTTGTCTAAGTTCCAATTCTTAGATTTGCATTGTTTTGCTGCAAATTATACAAGACTCTAGAAAATGATGAATAACTATTTATTTGCAATCCAATTAAAGTCATTCAATATAAACCAATTAGAAAACTAATATTTAGCAAGGGGCATGTTAcctttttaacaaaattttatatCATTAAAAATGTGACATCTAACAACTTGAATTCGAGATTTGACACTTAAACTCCCTTCCTATGTATTTATCAAACCCAACCTCCATAATCCTTTTTTGTTGGCTTTCTTATTAACTTATTCGACAGTAGTCGAACAGAGGTGTGATCACATTATAAAGTTATGAATTATCTATGTAACTCTAATTTTTGCCCCAATCTCCAATTGTCCACCACTCTCTGTGATTTCTCTGCTGACCACTAAGAAATCCAATCGAATGCTTACAATATCTGTTCTATTGAAAGTTATtataaataagaaaatgaaaaaagaaaagaattaattattataaaacaaagcaaaaaagaattgaaaataaaaaaacacaAATATAAAAGAATTTCATATGGCGAAAAGAAAGATAGTCTACTTGACAGAGCGTAAATACATCTAACTTAATAACCTACCATATAAAGAATTGAAGATTGTTTTAtcatatatacatatgtatatatatatttatttatttatttcaagtTAACTCCTACAAAAACATAATACAAATTTAATGATGTTAATATTGACATGTGTATATACATGGACATGATAAAAGCATAAATTAATTAGCTGATAATTGCTATATAAAAATCTGCATACGTCTTATATTCTAATTATAACTTGAAGTTTTGTAGCTTATGATTTGATAAATTGTTAATGTCACACTAAAATTAAGGTACACAATAtcaatattttataaaaattttcacaaaatacCAATGTCGTTGGGAactaaattttgtatttttttaaatataattcctcatattgttaaaaaaaatgtacataATACCATTTAAATTCTTCATATCTTAAATAGTCGAAAAGTGTGTCCTCTTTGTTAAATAAATAAAGCTCCAAGCTCCATGTCTCTTGATCCCAAGCGGTGCAACATCCAATGTCTTAAAAAGTGCTTGACAAAATGCTTAAGAGAACCATGTTCATGAACATAATTACTATGTTGGCCCCTAGTGCTGGTGCTGACATGTTAGCTACCAACAACAGCTGCTGCCGATAAAATCAAGAATATGATGATGAAGAAGCCTGCAGTGCTCTACCATTATCCCTGCCCTGATGGAGCTTTTGCCGCTTTGGCTGCACATCTTtacttctcttcttcttccattCGTGCTCTCTTCTTCCCTAACACTGTCTACTCCCCTCTCAGGTCTCTCTTACTTGATCTTCACAATGGTATTGAACTGTTAATGGGTTCTTTCTAATCTCAAAATTTGTCATTGGTCTCTGAttgcttttttgttttcttttttgtcaGGACGGAAGACCTTCCTCTGAATGATATTGACCATGTTTACCTATTGGATTTTGTGGGCCCCTCTGGATTTGTCGACGAACTTGCCTCAAAAGTTAACAAGTATATTTTCTATGTTATTTTTCTACTTTTGATTTGTCTTGATATTACTAGAAGCATatcctttttgcttttctcgAACGAAGCTTTACGTGGAGACGTTTTTTATGTTGATCGTTTCTTTTAGGAGCTATTTGGATATGAGCATCCATAGGTTTCATTGCTTTTTGGTGATTCTGGTATAGGCTGTCTTGATTTTGGCATAAGTTCATTACGGATATTAATAACGTAGGAAAGATGAAGGGAATGGAAACTTCGAAATTTTATGTTATTGACTTTCATTATTTAAGCTGATGATTGACTTGATCTTGCTTTAACAAATGAAAGAAATCCTTCATTAATTTTTAGAGTAAATCTTACATGCACTAACAGTGTAAACACTATCACGGTTGGATTCACAACACAGACGCAAAATTtgggtttcaaattcaaattcggattatgtgtcatgcatccaatggtaaaagtgtatacactgtcagtgtatcgAAGATTAATTCTAATTTTTATTGATGCGTTATCTCTTATGTAACTTTATGCTAACATAAGCTGTTTTTACcttgaaaatttaaaagaagCAGAAATGGAGATGCAATTTGGAATGTGTAGTATCTGATCTTTatgtttctttttgttattctgaattgttattttcttgtgtAGAGTTGTGGTTTTAGATCATCACAAAACTGCGTTTGAAAGCTTAGGCACAAGGAGTTCAGTTAATGGTACTGGTAATGTGATCAAGGTGATAGATATGAAGAGGAGTGGGGCCACCATTGCTTATGATTATTTCAAGGAAAAGCTATTGGCTAGGGATGGAAGCAAACTTGGTGATAATTGTGGACGGATAGCTGCTGAATTTGAAAGGGTTAGAAGATTGTTTGAGTACATTGAAGATGCAGATTTATGGAGGTGGCATCTTCCTAATAGTAAAGCATTTAGTAGTGGCTTAAAAGATATGAACATTGAGTTTGATCCGAGACTGAATCCTGCATTGTTTCAACAGGTAAtgtttagaaaatgatttcttgaGTTGGCATTTTGATAATTAGAATGACTTTTTCTTGCCATGGGAATTGGAGTCCGTTATTTTAGACAAGTTCTCAGAAATGTCCTTAAAGCAAAATGATGGCATGGAATCCAAAAGAGGTGGATAGAAGGCAATCTATTAATATAAGATCCAGGTTTGCATAGCATGTCTATACTGTGACCCAGACACCTTAATGTTTGATTGGCATAATTATTCTAATTAATAATCTGCAAGATGTAACTGTGTTGCTAAGTTATTAACCCAGcaccttttaattttttctttttaaagagGATCTGCAGTGGTTATTCAGCATGCAtctttttgtgtgttttttagTGCTTAAAAtcttttcatttacttttgagACCATTATTTTAGTTCCTTTAGATTGTTATCAATTGCCCTTTCACAAAAGGATGCTATAAATCTTTGCAGTTGGTTTATTTGGATCCTGAGTCCATCATAAGTCAAGGCATTGGGAGTTTGGCACAGAAACAGAAGCTAATAGATGATGTTCTTGATCAATCATATCAAATTGCACTTGGTGGTGGAGCATTTGGACATTGTCTGGTAAGCTTCTGGAGTTATTTGGCTGCATTAAATATAAATTCAGAGATTTATAACCAATGCAGTTGTTTTCTCAGGATATCACATAAATTTCTTTATGTGCTGTCATAATTCTGGGAGTTTGGCATACATCTATTACTATCCTTTGTTACAGCTTATGTTTTAGATTGAGGTTTCAACTCATCTTAGAGCAGGCAAAAGGTATTGGCTCGCATTGCCATTATGTGATGTAGGATTACAAATTATTGAGCTTGTCATAAATTGATTAACCTGCATGCCATGCAAGGATCATTTAAGAACTGTAAATAGTCTACTCTCCTCACTGATGGCCTAGTCTTTTATATGATTTCAAAAATTGACGGAGATTGATTAATGTCATACTTATTATAATCTGCTTGACAAGTTTTCTAGATCAAAGACCGAATGCCTCTTTTGTGCATCTTTTCCATTTAAATAGAAAAACTCTGTACCTTCTCTCCTCCGTCAGAATATCTACCTCCCTAATGTATTAATTACATATATGCTAATATACATCTAATATAGTAGACCATAATCAGCTCTCCTTGATTAGTGCAATTAGTAGACTAGATCCCATAAGCAGCTGTTCTTGTCTTTTGCTAGCAGATCAGATCTCATAATCAGTTGCTGCCCATGACTTCCATAAGCAGCTGTTCTTGACTTTTACTTTTGCTAGCAGGCTGTCCTTGACTTCCATAAGCAGCTGTTCTTGACTTTTGCATTTAGTAGACCAGATCCCAACTACTGCCCTTGATATCCCCCCTCAAATTGATGCTGGTGGATCAAAAAGCATCAATTTGTCAACCAGAAAATTGTGTCTATGACGGGAGAGAGCTTTAGTAAATATATCAGCAGTTTGGAGATCAGTGGTAATATGAGGAAGAGAAATAACATGATCATCATATGCTTCACGGATAGAgtgacaatcaacttcaatatgttttgtACGCTCATGGAATACAGGATTAGCAGCAATGTGAATAGCGCTAGTATTATCGGCATGAAGGGGAGTAGGTGCAAGTTGGGGAAACCCAAGCTCACCTAAGAGGCCTCGAAGCCAAATGATCTCAGAACATCCAGAGGACATAGCACGATACTCTGACTCAGTAGAGGATTTAGACACCCTATCTTGCTTTTTGCTTTTCCAAGAAATAAGAGAATTTCCAAGAAACATGCACCAACCAGTAATTGATCGTCTAGTATCTGAACACCCTGCCCAGTCAGCGTCGCTATAGGCTACCAAATGAATAGGAGAATTTTTGGAGAAGAAAAGACCACGAGAGGAAGTGCCTAGTAAATAGCGAATAATGCGACGAACAGCAGCTAGATGGAGATGCCTAGGCGTCTGCATAAATTGACTAACTTGTTGAACAGCAAATGAAATATCAGGCCGAGTAATAGTTAAATAGTTAAGACTTCCCACCAATTGCCGATAGAGAGAGGGATCTGAGAGAAAATCACCCTCATCACGGCGATATTTAACATTTACTTCCAAGGGAGTATCAACAGACCGACCATCTTGAAGACCTGCCAAAGCAATTAATTCCTGGATGTATTTATGTTGATGTAAGAAAATACCAGCTGAGGTAGAGTGCACTTCTAGGCCCAAAAAATATTGTAGAGGACCTAAATCTTTCATATGAAAAGAACGTTGAAGATGCTCTTGAAGTTGAGAGATTAATGCAGAGTCATTTCCTGTGATaacaatatcatcaacataaacCAGAAGTAAAACCAGTCCTTTATCAGTCTTGCGAAGAAACAAAGAGGAGTCATACTGGCTCTGAACAAATGAGAAGCTAATAAGGGTAGAACGGAACTTATCAAACCAAGCCCGTGGAGCTTGTTTTAAGCCATAGAGTGAACGTTTTAGCTTACAAACATCAGAAGAAGATGTAAAAAAAAACCCTGATGGTGGAGTCATATAAATATCTTCTTGAAGATCGCCATGTAAAAAGGCATTCTTTACATCCATCTGTCGCAATGACCAGCCTGTAGAAGCAGCAATAGCTAGAACAAGTCTAACTGTTGTCATCTTTGCCACAGGAGCAAAGG encodes the following:
- the LOC113767534 gene encoding uncharacterized protein LOC113767534 → MMMKKPAVLYHYPCPDGAFAALAAHLYFSSSSIRALFFPNTVYSPLRTEDLPLNDIDHVYLLDFVGPSGFVDELASKVNKVVVLDHHKTAFESLGTRSSVNGTGNVIKVIDMKRSGATIAYDYFKEKLLARDGSKLGDNCGRIAAEFERVRRLFEYIEDADLWRWHLPNSKAFSSGLKDMNIEFDPRLNPALFQQLVYLDPESIISQGIGSLAQKQKLIDDVLDQSYQIALGGGAFGHCLAVNADSVIELRSELGHQLANKSQNMMLRGIGAVVYKVPELENDRLLKISLRSIENEDTTQISQEFGGGGHQNASSFMLSSTDFEKWKVHGDALTNAAISNILCMSCRWCKVL